The following proteins are encoded in a genomic region of Spirosoma sp. SC4-14:
- a CDS encoding tetratricopeptide repeat protein yields the protein MPYSDTQQGQQRRLRFTPDPLLFTLVVGLFTVLSASAQRTLSYAEPDYHYRNGLELFERNNYAAARYEFRQYLEPRRGNGTQTLLNTSDQNAVEAEYYIALTSLYIDEPGAEVLVDRFVKNHSEHPKAGQLYGDLGTYYYTRQDYAKAINFLEKAVAQGGNGSRQTTYKFQLALSYYNTQNLQQALPLLNDVKLDPNSPDAPAASYYAGVINFRNKNFSEAVSDFRRVETNPTYQNQVPNWIAQALYRQRRFDDLLAYSEPLLRRNHGADLSEVALFTAEVYYQQNQFAKAIPYYKQYINTAGGRTPSAVKFRYGQSLFRTGAYPDAIAQLKTLAGGKDTTAQYAAYTLGVSYLQTQNPTYALNAFDQAGRLSFNRDIQEEARFNHAKLQLDQNNGADAVKELTAFLKQYPDSKFENEANELVGEAYYASNNYPAAISYIEGLRRRTPKINATYQRLTYNQGVNDFNGERYPQAVANFDKSLKFPVDNDLQQGAQFWKAEAYAAGKQYDTAIPLYAAIAKNGSGTYAARSLYALGYLYYNKKDYARAQTYFRDFVGRGNSGGLAAQLQDATVRLADSYFAQKQYENAMRYYDQAIAQNSPDKDYASYQKAMILSYVGRDSEAKAQFDQIQRQYPNSRFVDESLFQTANVDFEKGAYQVAIRGFSKLIDSRPNSPLIPAALLKRAIAYGNIQQYDPAIADYRRILNNYGDSEQAQSALLGIQNTLNDAGRPEEFSQVLGQYKKANPTSSDVERVQFENAKNIYFNQNYQQAIQSLLTFMQEYPASPGTNEARYYLAESYRQTGDAANALRYYNLVIADNKSDFLIRAATRAAELESQQKNFASAIRNYQLIIARASSKADQVAAQLGMMDTYFAIPKLDSAATAAREVLTAGNVVPGAQNRAQLMLGKVAFSKGDYKTAQSDFDKTIALAKDVNGAEAQYLLGEILYRQKKYKESVASLLKFNEQFSEFEYWKGKAFLLVADNNVAQDELAQAKAVLNSIIENSTNETIIAEAKQKLAGLESKN from the coding sequence ATGCCCTATTCAGATACCCAGCAGGGTCAGCAACGCAGGCTCCGATTTACACCGGACCCACTGCTGTTTACCCTGGTTGTTGGGTTGTTTACCGTGCTGTCGGCTTCGGCCCAGCGAACCCTCAGTTACGCCGAACCAGACTACCATTACCGCAATGGTCTGGAACTTTTTGAGCGCAATAATTATGCGGCCGCCCGCTACGAATTCCGGCAATATCTGGAGCCACGCCGGGGAAATGGCACCCAAACGCTCCTCAACACCAGCGACCAGAATGCCGTAGAAGCCGAATACTACATCGCCCTCACTAGCCTGTATATCGACGAACCCGGCGCCGAAGTGCTGGTCGATCGGTTTGTCAAAAACCACAGCGAACATCCTAAAGCGGGCCAGCTCTACGGCGACTTAGGCACCTACTATTACACCCGTCAGGACTATGCCAAGGCCATTAATTTTCTGGAAAAAGCGGTAGCACAGGGGGGAAATGGAAGCCGACAGACCACCTACAAATTTCAGTTGGCACTCTCCTACTACAACACCCAGAACCTGCAACAGGCGCTGCCGCTGCTCAACGACGTCAAGCTCGACCCCAATTCGCCCGATGCTCCAGCCGCATCGTACTATGCCGGGGTGATCAACTTTCGGAATAAAAACTTCAGCGAAGCGGTATCGGATTTCCGGCGGGTCGAGACCAACCCTACCTACCAGAATCAGGTACCCAACTGGATTGCGCAGGCCCTCTACCGCCAGCGCCGTTTCGACGATCTGCTGGCCTATTCCGAACCACTCCTGCGCCGGAATCACGGCGCAGACCTGAGTGAGGTGGCCCTGTTTACGGCCGAAGTCTATTACCAGCAGAATCAGTTTGCTAAGGCGATTCCGTATTACAAGCAGTACATCAACACGGCCGGTGGCCGAACCCCCTCGGCGGTTAAGTTTCGGTACGGCCAATCGCTGTTCCGTACGGGTGCCTATCCCGACGCCATCGCTCAGTTGAAAACGCTGGCTGGTGGCAAAGACACCACCGCTCAGTATGCCGCCTATACCCTTGGCGTCAGTTATTTGCAGACTCAGAACCCAACCTATGCCTTAAATGCATTCGATCAGGCCGGTCGGCTATCGTTTAACCGCGACATTCAGGAGGAAGCCCGGTTTAACCATGCCAAACTCCAGCTCGACCAGAACAACGGGGCCGACGCGGTGAAAGAACTGACGGCATTCCTGAAACAATATCCCGACAGTAAGTTCGAGAACGAAGCCAATGAACTGGTTGGCGAAGCCTACTACGCGTCCAATAATTACCCGGCTGCCATTTCCTACATCGAAGGACTCAGACGCCGGACGCCCAAAATCAACGCGACCTATCAGCGACTGACCTACAACCAGGGCGTTAACGATTTCAACGGTGAGCGCTACCCGCAGGCGGTTGCCAATTTCGACAAATCGCTGAAATTTCCGGTCGATAACGACCTCCAGCAGGGTGCCCAGTTCTGGAAAGCGGAAGCGTATGCTGCCGGGAAACAATACGACACGGCGATTCCGCTGTATGCGGCTATTGCCAAAAATGGCTCAGGTACCTATGCTGCCCGGAGTTTATACGCCCTCGGCTATCTATACTACAACAAAAAGGATTATGCCCGGGCACAGACGTACTTCCGCGACTTTGTTGGCCGGGGCAATTCGGGAGGCTTGGCCGCTCAGCTTCAGGATGCCACGGTGCGGCTGGCCGATTCGTATTTTGCCCAGAAACAATACGAAAATGCCATGCGCTATTACGATCAGGCCATTGCCCAGAACTCGCCCGACAAAGACTATGCCTCCTACCAGAAAGCGATGATTCTGAGCTATGTGGGTCGGGATTCGGAAGCAAAAGCCCAGTTCGATCAAATCCAGCGGCAGTATCCCAACTCCCGGTTTGTCGATGAATCGCTGTTTCAGACGGCCAATGTCGATTTCGAAAAAGGCGCCTATCAGGTGGCCATTCGTGGCTTTTCGAAACTCATCGATAGCCGTCCCAACAGCCCTCTCATACCGGCCGCTTTATTGAAACGGGCTATTGCCTACGGAAATATTCAACAATACGATCCGGCCATTGCCGACTATCGGCGTATTCTGAACAACTATGGCGATTCGGAACAGGCACAGAGTGCATTGCTGGGGATTCAGAATACCCTCAACGACGCCGGCCGCCCTGAAGAGTTCTCGCAGGTGCTGGGCCAGTATAAAAAGGCGAATCCCACCAGCAGTGATGTAGAACGCGTGCAGTTCGAAAACGCCAAGAATATCTATTTCAATCAGAACTACCAGCAGGCCATTCAGTCGCTGCTGACCTTCATGCAGGAGTATCCGGCCAGCCCCGGCACCAACGAAGCCCGGTACTACCTGGCCGAATCGTACCGACAAACCGGTGATGCTGCCAACGCGCTGCGGTATTATAACCTGGTTATTGCCGACAACAAATCCGATTTTCTGATTCGGGCCGCAACCCGGGCGGCTGAACTGGAGAGCCAGCAGAAGAATTTTGCCAGCGCTATTCGAAACTACCAGCTCATAATAGCCCGTGCTTCCAGTAAAGCCGATCAGGTAGCCGCTCAACTCGGTATGATGGATACTTATTTTGCGATTCCCAAGCTCGATTCGGCGGCTACTGCTGCCCGCGAAGTGCTGACGGCCGGCAATGTTGTACCCGGCGCTCAGAACCGCGCTCAACTGATGCTGGGTAAAGTAGCGTTCAGCAAAGGCGACTACAAAACGGCCCAGAGTGATTTTGACAAAACCATTGCCCTGGCAAAGGATGTCAATGGAGCCGAAGCACAGTACCTGCTTGGCGAGATTCTGTACCGACAGAAGAAATATAAAGAATCGGTAGCCAGCCTGCTGAAATTCAACGAGCAATTCAGTGAGTTCGAGTACTGGAAAGGTAAAGCCTTTTTGCTGGTAGCCGACAACAATGTAGCACAGGACGAACTGGCGCAGGCCAAAGCTGTTCTCAACTCCATTATCGAAAATTCAACCAACGAAACCATCATTGCCGAAGCCAAACAAAAACTGGCGGGGCTTGAGTCTAAAAATTAA
- a CDS encoding ATPase, producing MSSLSFLCIATFFKGEEFMRTCKALGHTVYLLTDQKLDDKPWPREAIDEFFFLPSSSNATENLDQMILGLAHAMRSRRIDRVVALDDFDVEKGALIRETFRIPGMGQTTARFFRDKLAMRMRASAEGIRVPAFSPLFHDETITEFLRSTEGPWLIKPRSEASATGIRKVNSLDEAWAVIHSLEEYRHEFLIEVFKPGRVYHVDSISYNGTIVFTRASNYLATPMEVAHGGGVFRTMSLPTDTAETESLQAINVRVLNAFGMQHSASHSEYIRGDHDGELYFLETSSRVGGAHIAEMVEAASGINLWREWAKLENAVALNLPYEVPAHHPQYAGLIISLARQQWPDLSGFTAPEIWWRMNREYHIGLIVRSESPDRVQQLLDDYMHQIYTEFHASAPVPDKPTN from the coding sequence ATGAGCTCGTTGTCATTCCTGTGTATTGCCACTTTTTTTAAGGGCGAAGAATTTATGCGGACCTGTAAGGCGCTGGGGCATACAGTGTACCTGTTGACGGACCAGAAGCTGGACGACAAGCCCTGGCCACGCGAAGCCATCGACGAGTTCTTTTTTTTGCCCTCGTCGAGTAATGCAACCGAAAACCTGGACCAGATGATTCTGGGACTGGCTCATGCGATGCGTTCCCGGCGAATCGATCGGGTGGTGGCGCTCGATGACTTCGATGTGGAGAAAGGAGCCCTCATTCGGGAAACGTTCCGAATACCGGGCATGGGGCAGACGACGGCCCGGTTCTTTCGCGACAAACTGGCCATGCGGATGCGGGCGTCGGCCGAAGGAATACGGGTACCTGCCTTTAGCCCTCTGTTTCATGACGAAACCATTACGGAATTCCTGCGCTCGACCGAAGGGCCCTGGTTGATTAAACCCCGCTCGGAAGCATCGGCAACCGGCATCCGAAAAGTGAATTCGCTGGATGAAGCCTGGGCCGTAATTCATTCCCTGGAGGAGTATCGGCATGAGTTCCTGATCGAAGTGTTCAAACCGGGGCGGGTGTATCACGTCGATTCGATCTCCTACAACGGAACGATTGTGTTTACCCGAGCCAGTAATTACCTGGCTACCCCCATGGAAGTGGCGCACGGCGGAGGAGTATTTCGGACGATGAGCTTACCCACCGATACGGCCGAAACCGAATCGCTGCAGGCGATCAATGTGCGCGTGCTAAACGCTTTCGGAATGCAGCACAGTGCGTCGCACTCGGAGTACATACGAGGGGATCACGATGGCGAACTCTATTTTCTCGAAACATCATCGCGGGTAGGTGGCGCACATATTGCCGAAATGGTAGAAGCAGCCTCGGGAATCAATCTCTGGCGGGAATGGGCGAAGCTGGAAAACGCCGTTGCGCTCAATCTGCCTTACGAGGTACCCGCTCACCATCCCCAGTATGCGGGGCTGATCATCTCGCTGGCGCGGCAGCAATGGCCCGACCTGTCGGGGTTTACGGCCCCCGAAATCTGGTGGCGCATGAACCGCGAATACCACATTGGCTTAATCGTCCGTTCCGAATCGCCCGACCGTGTGCAGCAATTGCTCGATGACTATATGCATCAAATCTACACCGAGTTCCACGCATCGGCCCCCGTCCCCGACAAACCGACAAATTGA
- a CDS encoding GNAT family N-acetyltransferase, with product MIDVQLTLNQKGHGSFFVADANGEKIAEMVISVSGDQLTVYHTEVSPNAQGKGLAGELLKTMVAYARAHQLKVIPLCPYVHAQFKRHPALYNDIWKQ from the coding sequence ATGATCGACGTACAGCTTACGTTAAACCAGAAGGGACACGGTTCTTTTTTCGTGGCGGACGCAAACGGTGAGAAAATTGCCGAAATGGTTATCAGTGTATCGGGCGATCAGTTGACGGTCTACCATACTGAAGTTTCGCCCAACGCGCAGGGGAAAGGGCTGGCAGGCGAACTGCTAAAGACGATGGTTGCTTACGCCCGTGCGCATCAGTTAAAGGTAATTCCTCTTTGCCCCTACGTACACGCCCAGTTCAAACGCCACCCGGCGTTATATAACGACATCTGGAAACAATAA
- a CDS encoding PDZ domain-containing protein: MKKNARLLYLLTVWTFFSTFSATAKSSRIDDTPPAATPSITYILSMPEPQTHYFEVEMQLKNIALATNAKKNGYIDIKMPVWTPGSYLIREYAKNVEAFTAWVDGKTVPSEKIRKNAWRIPSTDENLTIRYRVYANELTVRTSFVDIDHGYVTPASMFMYHDALKKIPLRVVVQPYKGWKTVTTALEPVAGTQYTYEAPDFDLLVDSPIEIGNQHTFGFTASGVPHTVAMFGDVTYDEKQLAADYKRVCESAATVVGEHPCTHYTFIVHHIPQGGGGLEHLNSTTLETYRTAYSTEANYKNFLTLVAHEYFHLWNVKRIRPIALGPFDYENENYTHMLWLSEGCTSFYEDYILRRAGFHTPEAYLSIVARDITGIENQPGVRVQSVAESSWDAWIKAYRPNENSSNSTISYYSKGSVLGTLLNLAILAGSNGERNMDDLMRYLYAEYYKKQKRGFTDEEFRRAAEQIAGRKLDDFFNIAVNTADPINYNAYFEPVGLRLTNVALKTQDGFLGTATTASGGKATITSVRRGSAAYRDGLNVGDEILAVDSVRVGDDLLRLISGRQVGETIKVLVNRAGLLREIPVTLTQNPLVSYRLEPLPNQTPDQKALYNKWLYIK, encoded by the coding sequence ATGAAAAAAAACGCCCGGCTCCTGTATTTACTTACTGTCTGGACATTTTTTAGCACTTTTTCCGCAACAGCTAAATCGAGCCGGATCGATGATACCCCACCGGCGGCTACTCCGTCAATCACCTACATCCTCTCGATGCCGGAGCCACAGACCCATTACTTCGAGGTGGAGATGCAGCTCAAAAATATAGCATTGGCAACAAATGCCAAGAAAAATGGCTATATCGATATAAAAATGCCCGTCTGGACGCCCGGTTCGTATCTGATTCGGGAATATGCCAAAAATGTGGAGGCTTTTACGGCCTGGGTCGATGGCAAAACCGTGCCGAGTGAAAAAATACGGAAAAATGCGTGGCGAATACCCTCAACCGACGAAAACCTGACCATCCGCTACCGGGTCTATGCCAACGAGCTGACGGTACGGACGAGCTTTGTCGATATCGATCATGGCTACGTAACGCCCGCCAGTATGTTCATGTACCACGATGCTCTCAAAAAGATACCGCTTCGGGTAGTCGTTCAGCCCTATAAAGGCTGGAAGACCGTAACTACGGCGCTCGAACCTGTTGCTGGTACGCAATATACCTACGAAGCGCCCGACTTCGATTTGCTGGTCGATTCGCCGATCGAAATTGGTAATCAGCATACGTTTGGGTTTACGGCTTCGGGCGTTCCGCATACGGTGGCCATGTTTGGCGATGTGACCTACGACGAAAAACAACTGGCTGCCGATTATAAGCGCGTTTGTGAATCAGCCGCTACCGTTGTGGGCGAACATCCCTGCACGCATTATACCTTTATCGTTCACCATATTCCGCAGGGCGGGGGAGGGCTCGAACACCTCAATTCAACCACCCTCGAAACCTACCGGACGGCCTATTCGACCGAAGCCAACTACAAAAACTTCCTGACGCTGGTAGCGCACGAGTATTTTCATCTCTGGAATGTGAAACGGATTCGGCCCATTGCGCTGGGGCCCTTCGACTACGAGAACGAAAACTATACACACATGCTCTGGCTGTCGGAGGGTTGTACGTCGTTCTACGAAGACTATATTCTGCGCCGGGCCGGATTTCATACGCCCGAAGCTTACCTGTCGATAGTAGCCCGCGACATTACCGGTATCGAAAATCAGCCGGGTGTTCGGGTTCAGTCAGTGGCCGAATCGAGCTGGGATGCCTGGATCAAAGCCTACCGGCCCAACGAAAACTCCTCGAATAGTACCATTTCATACTATAGTAAAGGCAGTGTGCTGGGAACACTGCTGAATCTGGCTATCCTGGCTGGTAGTAACGGCGAACGCAATATGGACGACCTGATGCGGTATCTCTACGCCGAATACTATAAAAAGCAGAAACGGGGCTTTACGGACGAGGAATTTCGGCGGGCCGCCGAGCAAATTGCCGGCCGGAAGCTCGACGATTTTTTCAACATCGCCGTCAACACTGCCGATCCGATCAATTACAACGCCTATTTTGAGCCCGTGGGGCTCCGGTTGACTAACGTAGCGCTCAAAACGCAGGACGGATTTCTGGGAACGGCTACCACCGCCAGTGGTGGGAAAGCAACCATTACCAGTGTCCGGCGTGGTTCGGCTGCCTATAGGGATGGCCTAAACGTGGGCGATGAAATTCTGGCCGTCGACAGTGTGCGGGTTGGCGACGATCTCTTACGACTGATCAGCGGTCGGCAGGTTGGTGAAACAATAAAGGTATTGGTAAACCGGGCGGGACTATTGCGTGAAATACCCGTAACGCTGACCCAAAACCCATTAGTAAGCTATCGGCTGGAACCGCTTCCCAATCAGACGCCTGATCAGAAAGCATTGTATAACAAGTGGTTGTATATCAAATAG
- a CDS encoding tetratricopeptide repeat protein has protein sequence MTSFYCFRSNKAKIGNRKCQPVIGLCIILSLALAGCHKTTDEAAQFFLRGNVQLQKREYREAIRFYSEALEKKPDFADAYNNRGLARFRNDDREGALADYTRAIEADPDFGAAYLNRAEVLLETGDAAGSLADLQRIGNEYNDSTFYQTRLADTYVRLNNLSQAQAAYDRALQLQPDNVEALTNRGALFFSQKQYAAARQDLAKALQLNPRQDAALNNQSLLLAQEGKYAEALSFVERALAAKPNQPYYLNNKAYLLLMLNRPAEALPLVNESLRLDGSNAWAHRTRGIYYLKQKQAGLALNEFQQAEKLDASVEALYYYLGTAEWEGGDKTKACEAWHRGELAGDTQASQQRKLHCHGR, from the coding sequence ATGACTAGTTTTTACTGTTTTCGCAGCAATAAGGCAAAGATAGGCAACAGAAAGTGTCAACCGGTTATTGGCCTATGCATCATTTTGTCGCTGGCCCTTGCTGGCTGCCATAAAACAACCGATGAAGCTGCCCAGTTTTTTTTGCGGGGCAATGTACAACTGCAAAAACGGGAATATCGGGAAGCCATTCGGTTTTATTCCGAAGCGCTGGAGAAAAAACCGGATTTTGCCGATGCCTATAATAACCGGGGGCTGGCCCGATTCAGGAACGACGACCGGGAGGGGGCCCTGGCCGATTATACGCGAGCCATCGAAGCCGACCCTGATTTTGGTGCTGCCTACCTGAACCGGGCGGAAGTATTGCTGGAAACCGGCGATGCGGCCGGAAGCCTGGCCGATCTTCAGCGGATCGGCAACGAGTATAACGATTCGACCTTTTACCAGACGCGGCTGGCCGATACCTACGTGCGGTTGAACAACCTTTCACAGGCGCAGGCCGCTTACGATCGGGCTTTGCAACTGCAGCCCGATAACGTAGAAGCCCTGACCAATCGGGGGGCGTTGTTCTTTAGCCAGAAACAGTATGCGGCAGCCCGCCAGGATCTTGCAAAGGCATTACAGCTTAACCCCAGGCAGGATGCAGCCCTGAATAACCAAAGCCTGCTGCTGGCACAGGAAGGAAAGTATGCCGAAGCCTTATCGTTTGTGGAGCGGGCACTGGCGGCTAAACCCAATCAGCCCTATTACCTCAACAACAAAGCCTATCTGTTACTGATGCTGAACCGACCCGCCGAAGCGCTGCCCCTGGTGAATGAATCGCTACGGCTGGATGGGAGCAATGCCTGGGCTCACCGTACCCGGGGAATTTACTACCTGAAACAGAAACAGGCTGGCCTGGCTCTGAACGAATTTCAGCAGGCCGAAAAACTGGATGCCTCGGTCGAGGCTTTGTATTATTACCTTGGAACGGCCGAATGGGAGGGGGGAGATAAAACAAAAGCCTGCGAAGCCTGGCACCGGGGCGAATTGGCTGGCGATACCCAGGCTTCGCAGCAGCGGAAGCTTCATTGTCATGGGCGTTGA
- a CDS encoding leucyl aminopeptidase: MQIAIQTAGRSLECQIIPILKTNGLPERLSQLADQLGLPASVLQGDFKAGLQEILPIYQPDGKRTYLLGLGTNPGAIDWLNAFRKFFFTQKNRLSEQVDVNLSGFSAEVVESVVLGIRAGGYNLGLYQTNKPEIPIFYTRSGRLSLLVDVASEEAAQTALEKAEAIAQTQREMLDLMNAPANYKKPQTLADWAAQSGQTYRYAVTILDKAELEQQKLGALLSVSQGSPVPPVLIIADYNPGAAGHAQAPPAPNAALFTVGLVGKGVTFDTGGISIKPSTNMHLMKSDMGGAAAVLGTVEVAAKLKLPVRVIGIVPSTENSVDGRSTKPGDVVTSYVGKTIEIIDTDAEGRVILADGLGYMVRHFQPDVLIDLATLTGSVISALGYHAAGLFTQNDELAARLVKSADKTGERLWRLPLWDVYTEDIKSDVADVKNFSGKPVAGSISAAKFLEVFTEQTDDLTGKAAPHPAWAHLDIAGTAFADTEFGSQKNATGFGIRLLIDYLQQSSAPRS, encoded by the coding sequence ATGCAGATCGCAATACAGACAGCAGGGCGCTCACTGGAGTGCCAGATTATTCCCATCCTGAAAACCAATGGCCTGCCTGAACGCCTGTCGCAACTGGCCGACCAACTGGGCCTTCCGGCTTCCGTTTTGCAGGGAGATTTCAAGGCCGGGTTGCAAGAGATTCTACCGATTTACCAACCAGACGGGAAGCGTACCTACCTGCTTGGCCTCGGCACAAACCCAGGGGCAATAGACTGGCTCAACGCATTCCGGAAATTTTTCTTCACCCAGAAAAATCGGTTGTCTGAGCAGGTTGACGTGAATCTGAGTGGCTTTTCGGCCGAGGTCGTTGAATCGGTAGTGTTGGGTATACGGGCGGGTGGATATAATCTGGGACTCTATCAGACCAATAAGCCCGAAATCCCGATTTTTTATACCCGTAGTGGTCGGTTATCGTTGCTGGTGGATGTGGCGAGCGAGGAGGCTGCGCAAACAGCACTGGAAAAAGCTGAAGCAATTGCGCAAACGCAACGCGAAATGCTCGACCTGATGAATGCTCCGGCCAACTACAAAAAGCCCCAGACGCTGGCCGACTGGGCCGCACAGTCGGGCCAAACGTATCGATACGCTGTTACTATATTGGATAAAGCCGAACTCGAACAACAAAAGCTGGGTGCATTGCTTAGTGTGAGTCAGGGGAGTCCGGTTCCCCCCGTTCTGATCATTGCCGACTACAACCCCGGCGCAGCCGGTCATGCACAGGCCCCCCCGGCACCGAATGCCGCATTGTTTACGGTCGGATTGGTGGGAAAAGGCGTTACCTTCGATACGGGTGGAATTTCGATTAAGCCGTCGACCAATATGCACCTGATGAAGAGTGATATGGGCGGAGCGGCTGCCGTATTGGGTACGGTGGAAGTAGCTGCCAAACTGAAGCTGCCGGTTCGGGTCATCGGAATTGTGCCGTCGACCGAGAATAGCGTGGATGGGCGATCGACAAAACCCGGCGATGTGGTCACATCGTATGTGGGGAAAACGATTGAAATAATCGACACCGATGCCGAAGGACGGGTAATTCTGGCCGATGGGCTGGGGTATATGGTGCGCCATTTCCAGCCCGATGTACTGATCGATCTGGCAACCTTAACGGGGAGCGTTATTTCGGCCCTGGGATACCATGCGGCAGGCTTATTTACGCAGAACGACGAGCTGGCGGCCCGGCTGGTTAAATCGGCCGATAAAACGGGTGAGCGCCTGTGGCGGCTACCCCTCTGGGATGTCTACACCGAAGATATTAAATCGGATGTGGCCGATGTGAAAAACTTTAGCGGCAAACCCGTCGCCGGTTCGATCTCGGCGGCCAAGTTCCTGGAAGTGTTTACGGAACAAACCGACGATCTGACCGGTAAAGCGGCCCCCCATCCTGCCTGGGCGCATCTGGACATCGCCGGAACCGCCTTTGCCGATACCGAATTTGGTTCGCAAAAAAACGCAACGGGCTTTGGTATCCGGCTTTTAATCGATTATTTGCAGCAATCGAGTGCGCCGAGGAGCTAG
- a CDS encoding Gfo/Idh/MocA family oxidoreductase has product MKKDNRASRRHFLQQIGATSLIAASSPLSSLAAQAKAEERILHYEKPISPNDKIRLGVIGYGVQGHFDLASALKVPGVELAGICDLYTGRLENAKEQFGNELYTTRNYKELLDRPDIDAVIIATHDVWHARITQDALAKGKHVYCEKPMVYKISEGYPVMAAAKKAGKVLQIGSQRVSSIGYAKAKELLAAGEIGKLNMVNAIYDRQSSIGAWEYTIPDDANAMTTDWDRFIEVTAKMPFDAKKFFWWRAFKEVGTGVAGDLFIHLLSGTHFITGSKGPNSIYSTGQFSYWKDGRNMPDVMSGVMQYPDSSEHAAFQLTLQVNFISGTGGQEVIRLVGSEGVMDVMGNNLSIKHSILPQAPGFGGYDSLFTFSKSMQEQMQKEYDAKWTADQRKRPIKMDITYKAPEGYSDHVDHFTNFFDAIRLNKPVVEDGQFGFRAAAPALACNESYFSKQIVHWDPTTMKLT; this is encoded by the coding sequence ATGAAAAAAGACAATCGGGCTTCCAGACGTCACTTTCTGCAACAGATTGGCGCAACCAGTCTGATAGCCGCATCCTCGCCCTTATCCTCGCTGGCGGCCCAGGCTAAAGCCGAAGAACGCATCTTACACTATGAAAAGCCAATTTCCCCCAACGATAAAATCCGATTAGGTGTGATTGGCTATGGCGTCCAGGGCCATTTCGATCTGGCTTCGGCGCTGAAAGTGCCTGGGGTTGAGCTGGCCGGTATCTGCGATCTGTATACGGGTCGCCTGGAAAATGCCAAAGAACAATTTGGCAATGAGCTCTACACTACCCGGAATTACAAAGAATTACTGGACCGTCCGGATATTGATGCGGTGATTATTGCTACCCATGATGTCTGGCACGCCCGTATAACCCAGGACGCCCTGGCCAAGGGCAAGCACGTATACTGTGAAAAGCCGATGGTTTATAAAATCAGTGAAGGCTATCCGGTGATGGCAGCGGCCAAAAAAGCAGGCAAAGTCTTACAGATCGGCAGTCAGCGGGTTAGCAGTATTGGGTATGCCAAAGCCAAAGAATTGCTGGCAGCCGGAGAAATTGGCAAACTGAACATGGTCAATGCCATTTATGACCGGCAAAGCTCCATCGGAGCCTGGGAATACACCATCCCCGATGATGCCAATGCGATGACAACCGACTGGGATCGGTTCATCGAGGTGACGGCTAAAATGCCGTTTGATGCCAAAAAGTTTTTCTGGTGGCGGGCTTTCAAAGAAGTTGGGACGGGCGTAGCGGGCGACTTGTTTATTCATCTGCTGAGCGGTACGCACTTTATCACGGGTTCCAAAGGCCCCAACAGTATTTACAGTACGGGACAGTTCAGCTACTGGAAAGATGGACGAAACATGCCGGATGTGATGTCTGGGGTCATGCAATACCCCGATAGTTCGGAACACGCTGCGTTTCAACTGACCCTACAGGTGAATTTTATCAGCGGTACGGGCGGGCAGGAGGTCATCCGCCTGGTTGGTTCGGAAGGGGTCATGGATGTGATGGGCAATAACCTGAGTATCAAACACAGCATTCTGCCCCAGGCACCTGGATTTGGCGGCTATGATTCGCTGTTCACCTTCTCCAAAAGTATGCAGGAGCAGATGCAAAAAGAATACGATGCCAAATGGACAGCCGACCAGCGGAAACGACCCATCAAAATGGATATTACCTATAAAGCACCTGAGGGGTACAGTGACCATGTAGATCATTTTACCAACTTCTTTGATGCGATCCGGCTAAATAAGCCGGTAGTGGAAGATGGCCAGTTTGGCTTCCGGGCTGCGGCCCCGGCACTGGCCTGTAACGAAAGCTATTTTAGTAAACAGATCGTGCATTGGGACCCCACGACAATGAAGCTAACGTAA